AATAATTATTATAAAGCAGAAGAGAACCGGGAACTTCCGTTTGAAATAGGACAGTCTTTCCAGGATGAATATGAAATTGATTTTACAATTCCCAAAAACTATAAAATTGATGAAGTTCCGGAAAATGTAACCATCAACTCTGAGTTCGGAACCTATAAATTGACTCTTGTAAAAAATGGTGAATCACTTAAAGTGACCAGATTCATTAAAATAAATAAAGGCATATTTCCAAAAGAAAAATACAACGATTATGTCAGCTTCAGAAAGAAGACCTTAAATATGGATAACTCTAAAATACTATTAACTAAAATTTAAAAACATAACATGAGAAAACTTATATTAACAGCAGTCTGCACAGGAATTCTGGTTTGTGTAAACGGCCAGAAGCACGAATTTCTGAATCCTCCTAAATTTGATAATGCTGATCTGTCTAAAGAAAGATCGGCACTCGATGAAAATGCACCTGCGGAGATTTTATATAAATCAGTGCATTTTGGAGTAGACACTTCCACTGGAGATCTCCGGAAACAGGTCTTCTACAGGGTAAAGATTTACGATAAAGATAAAGCAGAAGACTGGCTGAATCTTGAAATTCCGTTATATAAAAATTCTCATGGTGATGAAGAGGGCTTAAACAAAATGAAAGCTTTTGTATATAACCTCGAGAATGGGTCTGCTATAACTACAAAAGTAGATAAAAGCTCAAAATATAAGAGTAAGGAAAGCAAGTATACCACGATCACGAAATTTGCTTTTCCCAATGTTAAGAACGGTTCAGTTATAGAATACCAGTATGAGGTTTTGTCTCCGTTTTTATATTCGGTGCCTCAGATCGTTATAGAATCTGATACACCATCATTATATACAGAATATATTCTGGATGCTCCCACCTATATATCTTACAATGTGAATTACACGGGATCTTTAGCCCCAAAATACAGGATGGTAGAAGAAAAAACAATGTTTGGAATGCCATTTAAAACTTACAGATTCGGATATGAAAATCTAAAAGGTTTCAAAACTGAAAAATTTGTAAAAAACGATAGAAATTACCGTACAAAAGTGAGTGCGGAGCTTCATTCAACAAATTTCGGACAACTGAAAATGCATTCCTCTTCCTGGGAAGAAATCAAAGAAAAACTGTATAAAGATGAAGACTTTGGGGTTGAACTGAAAAAAACGAAATTAGCTAAAGAGAATATGCCTGCCTCTGTTTCAGATCTCAAATCAGATACGGAAAAAGCTGATGCTATTTTTAATTATGTGAAAAATACATTTACCTGGAATAAAGACCGTGGAATCTATACAGAGAATGGTATAAAAAAACTTCTAGAAACCAAAACAGGAAATGCTGCTGAAATCAATCTATTTCTTGTCATGATGCTTAGAGAGGCCGGATTAAAAGCGGAACCACTTATTATTTCTACAGTGGATAACGGGGTGATCAACGTAGTTTCTCCAAGTATTGTAGGTGCTAATTTTGTCATTGCAGCAGTTAAATTGAAAGAAGGATTTAATCTCTATGATGCTACCTCAAAACAGTCGTCAAGGGATAATCTGCCTCCGAGAGACTGGAACCAATATGGTATTCTCATAGCTAAAGATAAAGCTGTGATGATGCAGATGGGAAATACAACGTCCAGTTTTAATTACCTCACGACAGAAGCTAAGATCAATGAAGATGGAAGTATTTCCGGGACTTATTCCGATAAAGATACCGGTTCTTATGCCATGTTTGTTAAAGAAAGCTATGATGAAAATGCCGAAAAATATAAAAAACAGTATAAAGAAAATTATTCAATAGATTTCACGGGAATTGATTCCAAAATTCTGGAAAACGGAGATTTTGAAAGCACTATGCAATTTTCATCAGATAACCTGATTGATAAAGTAGGTAAAAAGATGATCATCAATCCAATGCTTTTTTTAAGCAGAAATACCAATGATTTTGATCAGGCCGATGAAAGAAAGTATCCTATCGACTTTATTTCTGCATTTACTAAAGTGAAAAAAGTGACGCTGGAAATACCTGAAGGTTACATTATAGAAGCAATGCCTAAAAGTAAAAAGATCGTTACTCAGGACAAAGAAATTGAGTACAGCTATGTTACAGAGCAAAAAGGTAACAAGCTGGAAATTCTTTCTACCATGAAAATTGCAAGCCCTGATTATCCCAAAGAATATTACCCTGCATTTAAGCAGATTTGGGAAACAGCTTCAAAAAGTGAAAACCAGGTGATAAGTCTGATCAAAAAATCATAGGATAAGTTTCCATAGATATTTATTAAATAAAATATTTTTTTGCAAAACCATTCATATTTGAATGGTTTTTGCATTCACACTAAAAAGAAATAATTATGAAAAACACCTTCGCCGTTCTTGCTGTTTCAAGCTTTCTTGCATTTTCTGCATGTAAAAAAAGTGATCATACTGTGGTATCTTCAGATAAAACTGGAACTGCAGAGACTGAGAAATTTGTAGTGGATTCCGTGATAGTAAGTGATTCTTCAAAAATAGGAGATTCGCTTACCATTGCCTTCACCAATAAACTGCTCGTTTTCCCAACCCTG
The Chryseobacterium sp. W4I1 DNA segment above includes these coding regions:
- a CDS encoding transglutaminase-like domain-containing protein; this encodes MRKLILTAVCTGILVCVNGQKHEFLNPPKFDNADLSKERSALDENAPAEILYKSVHFGVDTSTGDLRKQVFYRVKIYDKDKAEDWLNLEIPLYKNSHGDEEGLNKMKAFVYNLENGSAITTKVDKSSKYKSKESKYTTITKFAFPNVKNGSVIEYQYEVLSPFLYSVPQIVIESDTPSLYTEYILDAPTYISYNVNYTGSLAPKYRMVEEKTMFGMPFKTYRFGYENLKGFKTEKFVKNDRNYRTKVSAELHSTNFGQLKMHSSSWEEIKEKLYKDEDFGVELKKTKLAKENMPASVSDLKSDTEKADAIFNYVKNTFTWNKDRGIYTENGIKKLLETKTGNAAEINLFLVMMLREAGLKAEPLIISTVDNGVINVVSPSIVGANFVIAAVKLKEGFNLYDATSKQSSRDNLPPRDWNQYGILIAKDKAVMMQMGNTTSSFNYLTTEAKINEDGSISGTYSDKDTGSYAMFVKESYDENAEKYKKQYKENYSIDFTGIDSKILENGDFESTMQFSSDNLIDKVGKKMIINPMLFLSRNTNDFDQADERKYPIDFISAFTKVKKVTLEIPEGYIIEAMPKSKKIVTQDKEIEYSYVTEQKGNKLEILSTMKIASPDYPKEYYPAFKQIWETASKSENQVISLIKKS